In Helianthus annuus cultivar XRQ/B chromosome 3, HanXRQr2.0-SUNRISE, whole genome shotgun sequence, a single window of DNA contains:
- the LOC110930978 gene encoding DNA-directed RNA polymerase V subunit 7: protein MFLKVQLNWNVVIPAENLDIKGLMLQKAILVRVLDDFSAKKATKDLGYLLAVTTLDKIGEGKVREHTGDVLFPVNFTCLSFKVFRGEVIEGVVHKILKHGVFLRCGPIENLYLSNQKMTDYQYQIAENPCFLNVKTGSRIEKDVTLRCVVIGVKYMEAQKEFQAVVGLEGHYLGPV from the coding sequence ATGTTTCTCAAGGTACAGTTGAACTGGAACGTGGTCATACCGGCTGAAAATCTCGACATCAAAGGATTGATGTTGCAAAAGGCGATTCTGGTTCGTGTGTTGGATGACTTCTCCGCCAAGAAAGCAACCAAAGATCTCGGATACCTTTTAGCAGTCACCACTCTCGACAAAATCGGAGAAGGGAAGGTAAGAGAACACACGGGTGACGTTTTATTTCCGGTCAACTTCACTTGCTTGAGCTTCAAGGTATTCAGAGGCGAAGTCATAGAAGGAGTGGTTCACAAGATTCTCAAACACGGAGTTTTCTTGAGGTGTGGACCGATTGAGAATCTTTATTTATCTAATCAGAAAATGACTGATTACCAATATCAGATTGCGGAAAACCCGTGTTTTCTGAATGTGAAAACGGGGTCCAGAATTGAGAAGGATGTGACTCTGAGGTGCGTTGTGATCGGGGTCAAGTACATGGAGGCCCAGAAGGAGTTCCAGGCTGTCGTGGGCTTGGAGGGACATTACTTGGGCCCGGTTTAG
- the LOC110930979 gene encoding PRA1 family protein D: MTPSSTAESTTATEIRHSIRPWSSFLSLSSFSLPLSLPDLSLRFNNNLYTFRANYTILSLLIFILTLIFRPITAIIFLILIATWIYLLVARDTPLVVLDFEIGDRMVLIALSVITIVSVAVASVWWNLFVSILISVLVISLHAILMTPDDSESPYGALLNVVDEDGPSGGAYMQV, translated from the coding sequence ATGACGCCATCATCCACAGCAGAATCCACCACCGCCACCGAGATCCGCCACTCAATCCGCCCATGGTcctctttcctctctctctcctccttctctctccctctctctctcccgGACCTCTCTCTCCGCTTCAACAACAACCTCTACACCTTCCGTGCCAATTACACCATCCTCTCTCTCCTCATCTTCATCCTAACCCTAATTTTCCGCCCAATCACCGCAATCATCTTCCTCATCCTCATCGCCACCTGGATCTACCTCCTCGTCGCCAGAGACACACCGTTAGTCGTTCTCGACTTCGAAATCGGCGATCGTATGGTTCTGATTGCGTTAAGTGTGATCACAATCGTTTCAGTTGCTGTTGCTAGTGTTTGGTGGAACCTGTTTGTTTCGATCTTGATATCGGTTCTGGTGATAAGTTTACATGCGATATTGATGACTCCTGATGATTCTGAATCGCCGTATGGAGCTTTGCTTAATGTTGTTGATGAAGATGGACCTTCAGGTGGAGCTTACATGCAGGTTTGA
- the LOC110930980 gene encoding auxin-responsive protein IAA14 produces MMHLKETELCLGLPGGGCEADTALKVTGKRGYSQTVDLMLNLQTNDQSSSTDLNDNKLQNSTKNNKDPIKPPAKAQVVGWPPVRNYRKNVMAQKSNNEETEKVVAATAGGGSVAAFVKVSMDGAPYLRKVDLKLYESYQQLSDALAKMFSSFTMGDYGSQGMIDFMNESKLMDLLNSSEYVPSYEDKDGDWMLVGDVPWQMFVESCKRLRIMKGSDAIGLAPRAMAKCKNRC; encoded by the exons ATGATGCACCTCAAGGAAACTGAGTTATGCCTTGGCTTGCCTGGAGGAGGGTGTGAAGCAGATACAGCTTTAAAGGTCACAGGAAAACGTGGCTACTCACAGACTGTTGATCTTATGCTTAACCTTCAAACCAATGATCAGTCTTCTTCAACTGATCTCAATGATAACAAGTTGCAGAATTCAACTAAGAACAACAAAGATCCCATCAAACCACCAGCCAA GGCACAGGTGGTAGGATGGCCACCCGTTCGAAACTATCGCAAGAATGTGATGGCTCAGAAGAGCAACAATGAGGAAACCGAGAAGGTGGTGGCAGCCACAGCGGGTGGAGGCAGCGTTGCGGCGTTTGTGAAGGTTTCCATGGATGGAGCACCTTATCTTCGCAAGGTGGACCTCAAATTGTATGAGAGTTATCAACAACTATCTGATGCTTTGGCCAAGATGTTTAGTTCATTCACCATGG GAGATTATGGATCCCAAGGGATGATAGATTTCATGAATGAGAGCAAGTTGATGGATCTTCTTAACAGTTCTGAATACGTTCCAAGTTACGAGGATAAGGATGGCGATTGGATGCTCGTAGGCGACGTCCCATGGCA AATGTTTGTTGAATCTTGCAAGCGACTTCGAATCATGAAGGGATCAGACGCAATTGGACTAG CACCGAGAGCGATGGCGAAATGCAAGAACAGGTGCTAA